From the genome of Desulfocurvus vexinensis DSM 17965, one region includes:
- a CDS encoding efflux RND transporter permease subunit has product MKLPEISVRRPVTTVMVFAAITLLGCVAFFRLNLDLLPDIEPPAVSVITPYPGASATDVESEVTKYLEDQLSTTPNLDRLESKSKDNIAIVNCIFNWGTDLDVAVNDIREKIDLAKPDLADGAEDPFIFKFSSSMVPVLIMTVTAEESSPDLYRIVDKQIADPLKRVPGVGAVVYIGGQERQINVHFDREAIDAYHISVQQIRNVLAAENLNLPVGTVKIGRNELQIRVAGRYRDAAEIANTVIGSNGDALVRLRDVATVTDAFEEPQEWARSGKLPAIALIIQKQSGTNTVNVIEAIKDRLKTLKTEVPADIEIHGILDNSDHIYAMINSLTEAAVVGGLLVIVVCFLFLRRFRTSLVVSMAIPFSIIVAFIGLFVMDYTINVISMMSLAIAVGMVVDDAIVVLENIVRHVDDGKPPQLAAVEGTSEVGMAVAASTLTIVAVFAPLLLVKGIAGIIFGQLAFMILITILASLFISLTLTPMAASRLLRSRDQRKLNPVFVWSERLLNGIEAGYSHVLGWGLRHRNILLSLIVIVFIGSLALIPLVGTEFFPEVDSGEVEVVLEMAQGTRVEVTAGTTEEMLNAVNAIPEMEASYALAGQTKKGFLTALGFEEGTGIGRIGGRLIDKKERSRHAKEVASELREQVIKLPGVENFSASAVSVIQKAFLGGGRPISIDILGHDIETTDKAAAKIQRIVETTPGAVDVSVSRKRPRPEVRICLDRDKAASLGLNVALVADALRTNYYGFDDTKFREAGDDFDIELRLKKDQRETIREIGETPITTLTGQTIKLRNVASVRETFGPVEIDRKNRTRVTKVQAGVQGRVLGDVVRDVREKMASLDLPPGVSIEWGGEVEEQRKAFRDLTLLLILGIVLVYMVMAGEFEDFVDPFIIMFSVPFAFAGVIWAFVATATPLNLMSFIGVIMLMGIVVKNAIVLVDYTKQLRAGGMTLNEAVVTGGKTRLRPVLMTSLTTIFGMVPLALSRGEGSEIWNALGITVIGGLSVSGLVTLILVPLMYSLVHRGKAK; this is encoded by the coding sequence ATGAAATTACCGGAGATATCCGTCCGCAGGCCGGTCACGACCGTTATGGTTTTCGCTGCCATTACATTGCTGGGTTGCGTGGCTTTTTTCAGGCTCAACCTCGACTTGTTGCCGGATATTGAACCTCCGGCCGTGAGTGTCATCACACCCTATCCGGGGGCTTCCGCCACGGATGTTGAGTCGGAGGTGACCAAGTACCTGGAAGACCAGCTTTCCACCACACCGAATCTCGACCGGCTGGAGTCAAAGTCCAAAGACAACATCGCCATCGTCAATTGCATATTCAACTGGGGCACCGACCTGGATGTTGCGGTCAACGATATCCGGGAGAAGATCGATCTTGCCAAGCCGGACCTTGCCGATGGAGCGGAAGACCCCTTTATCTTCAAGTTCAGCAGTTCCATGGTGCCGGTGCTCATCATGACGGTGACGGCGGAAGAAAGCAGTCCCGATCTTTACAGAATTGTGGACAAGCAGATCGCCGATCCGTTGAAGCGTGTGCCCGGCGTGGGCGCTGTCGTCTATATCGGCGGTCAGGAAAGACAGATCAATGTGCATTTCGACCGCGAAGCAATAGATGCTTATCACATTTCCGTCCAGCAGATCAGAAATGTTCTCGCCGCTGAAAACCTGAACCTTCCGGTGGGCACCGTCAAGATCGGGAGGAATGAACTCCAGATCAGAGTGGCGGGGCGCTATCGGGATGCAGCGGAAATCGCAAATACGGTGATCGGAAGCAACGGCGACGCGCTTGTGCGGCTCAGAGACGTGGCCACGGTCACCGATGCCTTTGAGGAGCCGCAGGAGTGGGCGCGTTCCGGCAAGCTTCCTGCGATTGCCTTGATTATTCAGAAGCAGTCCGGGACCAACACCGTCAACGTGATCGAAGCCATAAAAGATCGCCTCAAGACACTGAAGACCGAAGTGCCGGCGGATATCGAAATCCACGGGATTCTGGATAACTCAGATCACATTTATGCGATGATCAATAGTTTGACCGAAGCCGCCGTCGTCGGAGGCCTTTTGGTCATTGTCGTCTGTTTCCTGTTTCTCCGGCGGTTTCGCACCAGCCTGGTCGTCTCAATGGCAATTCCTTTTTCGATTATCGTCGCCTTTATCGGCCTCTTCGTCATGGATTATACCATCAACGTCATTTCCATGATGAGTCTTGCCATTGCTGTGGGAATGGTGGTGGACGATGCCATCGTCGTACTTGAAAACATCGTGCGGCATGTGGACGATGGCAAGCCTCCGCAGTTGGCCGCCGTGGAGGGAACATCCGAAGTGGGTATGGCGGTAGCCGCGTCAACATTGACCATTGTAGCTGTCTTCGCCCCTCTTCTCTTAGTGAAAGGGATCGCCGGCATCATCTTTGGTCAGTTGGCGTTCATGATCTTGATTACGATTCTGGCCTCGCTTTTCATTTCATTGACGTTGACCCCCATGGCTGCTTCCCGTTTGCTCCGTTCACGGGATCAAAGAAAGCTCAATCCGGTATTTGTATGGAGCGAGCGTTTGCTGAATGGAATCGAAGCCGGTTATTCTCACGTCCTGGGATGGGGACTAAGGCACCGTAACATTTTGCTTTCACTTATAGTTATTGTATTTATCGGCAGTCTGGCACTGATTCCTTTGGTCGGTACGGAATTTTTCCCCGAAGTGGATTCGGGGGAAGTGGAGGTGGTCCTGGAGATGGCGCAGGGCACCCGAGTGGAGGTCACGGCCGGAACCACGGAAGAAATGCTCAACGCGGTGAACGCCATTCCGGAAATGGAAGCCTCCTATGCCCTGGCAGGTCAGACCAAGAAAGGATTTTTAACAGCCCTCGGTTTTGAAGAGGGAACCGGCATCGGTCGCATCGGAGGGCGTCTCATTGATAAAAAAGAACGGAGTCGCCATGCCAAGGAGGTCGCTTCGGAGCTTCGTGAGCAGGTCATAAAACTGCCGGGCGTTGAGAATTTTTCCGCCAGCGCCGTAAGCGTCATCCAAAAGGCGTTCCTGGGAGGCGGCCGGCCTATCAGCATCGATATTCTGGGCCATGATATCGAGACGACCGACAAAGCCGCCGCAAAGATCCAGCGCATCGTGGAAACCACACCCGGCGCAGTGGATGTCTCTGTCAGCAGAAAGAGACCACGGCCGGAAGTGCGGATTTGTCTTGACCGGGATAAGGCGGCATCCCTGGGATTGAATGTGGCGCTTGTCGCCGACGCATTGAGGACCAACTACTATGGATTCGATGATACGAAGTTCCGGGAGGCGGGTGACGACTTCGACATCGAGTTGCGACTGAAAAAAGACCAGCGGGAAACGATTCGTGAAATCGGGGAAACCCCCATCACCACCCTGACCGGTCAGACCATTAAGCTCCGGAACGTCGCGTCTGTTCGGGAAACCTTTGGGCCCGTGGAGATCGACCGGAAAAACAGGACCCGCGTCACAAAGGTTCAGGCGGGCGTCCAGGGCAGGGTTCTGGGGGATGTGGTACGGGATGTTCGAGAAAAGATGGCCTCTCTTGACCTGCCTCCCGGCGTTTCCATCGAATGGGGCGGGGAGGTGGAGGAACAGCGAAAAGCGTTCCGCGACCTGACCCTCCTTTTGATTCTGGGAATAGTCCTTGTCTACATGGTCATGGCAGGGGAGTTCGAGGATTTCGTTGATCCATTCATCATCATGTTTTCGGTTCCTTTCGCCTTCGCCGGAGTGATATGGGCCTTCGTTGCCACGGCCACTCCGCTCAACCTGATGAGCTTCATCGGGGTAATCATGCTCATGGGCATTGTTGTAAAGAACGCCATTGTGCTCGTGGATTATACCAAGCAACTGAGAGCAGGTGGGATGACGCTAAACGAAGCGGTGGTCACGGGCGGAAAAACACGCCTGAGGCCGGTGCTCATGACGAGTTTGACCACCATATTCGGCATGGTCCCATTAGCCCTTTCCAG
- a CDS encoding patatin-like phospholipase family protein — translation MSDDSSGFPKNIGLALGSGSARGWSHIGVLQALAEAGIEIRYVAGTSIGSLVGAACALGKMDVLENFARQLDWKQIVSFLDVTFPRSGLIDGKKISDFFRSHVREMNIEELPLRYCAVATDLATGREVVLNKGDLIEAIRASISVPGIFTPVRKNGGFLVDGGLVNPVPVSAVRKMGADYVIAVDLNHDIIDKRSTAGIAPVDSSVAGMVVQPQPAEWRIAQDLTNRLSEFGSPALSQVRQWLQRDPVPNIFDVLTTAINIMEVQITATRLATDPPDLLIRPKLGDVRFLEFHRAEEAIAEGYREAMVQLKERWKCAAKRDLPGGFLPGRTEDGN, via the coding sequence ATGTCGGACGATAGCTCAGGTTTTCCGAAAAATATCGGCCTGGCTCTGGGTAGCGGCTCCGCACGGGGATGGTCTCATATCGGTGTATTGCAGGCACTAGCTGAGGCAGGAATAGAAATCAGGTACGTCGCCGGCACCAGCATTGGTTCGTTGGTAGGGGCCGCATGTGCCCTTGGCAAAATGGATGTGCTGGAAAATTTTGCCCGTCAGCTCGACTGGAAACAGATTGTTTCCTTCCTGGATGTAACTTTTCCGAGGTCGGGACTCATTGATGGAAAGAAGATCAGCGATTTCTTTCGTTCTCATGTTCGAGAAATGAACATTGAAGAATTACCTCTCCGCTATTGCGCGGTTGCCACCGACCTGGCCACGGGTCGTGAGGTCGTGTTGAACAAAGGGGACCTCATAGAGGCAATCCGCGCGAGCATCTCGGTTCCGGGCATTTTCACGCCGGTCAGGAAAAACGGCGGCTTTCTGGTGGATGGAGGGCTGGTCAACCCCGTGCCGGTGAGCGCTGTCAGGAAAATGGGAGCGGATTACGTCATCGCTGTTGATTTGAACCATGACATTATCGACAAAAGGAGTACCGCCGGCATCGCTCCGGTTGATTCATCGGTGGCAGGTATGGTTGTTCAGCCCCAGCCCGCAGAATGGAGAATCGCGCAGGATCTGACCAACAGGCTCAGCGAATTCGGTTCGCCCGCGTTATCGCAAGTGCGCCAGTGGCTGCAAAGGGACCCCGTGCCAAATATCTTTGATGTGTTGACGACTGCAATCAATATTATGGAAGTGCAGATCACCGCAACAAGATTGGCAACCGATCCGCCCGATCTGCTGATTCGGCCGAAGCTGGGGGATGTTCGTTTTCTCGAATTCCATCGGGCCGAGGAGGCCATTGCCGAGGGGTACCGAGAAGCCATGGTGCAGCTCAAAGAAAGATGGAAGTGTGCCGCCAAAAGAGATTTGCCAGGAGGTTTTTTACCGGGGAGGACGGAAGATGGGAATTAA
- a CDS encoding efflux RND transporter periplasmic adaptor subunit — protein MRRRGVYISIAIAAAVIAFLAVQVSRKQWQKDEDPNAAGKALPVTIASVVPHEFADEISAVGTLKARDTSPLSPKVAGTVSRVLVDIGERVNAGEVVIKLDRTNYDLGVKQARAALAAAEAAVPQAEAHFEQAEKEYRRAIELLKEKVIPQSRFDASEAAFKSAKEAVFYARAQRDQAKAALETALEHLKDADIRSPIGGAVVERNVEIGQAVAPGGRLLLIVDQTSLNLDVDLPEADIGRIVVGTVALITTDAFPGHEYSGKVTVINPLVDRKTRTFRMRIEVPNPSGKLVDGMYARVKLSAEKRRSLAVPRETLQRLPGSGTYYVFVVEGNKAHKRTVEIRAMDDQFAEVMGGLVENDKVVTSGAGRLQSGMEVSVQDILNKNGTDNSGGQLFKKNGGEHVGR, from the coding sequence ATGAGACGAAGAGGAGTCTATATATCCATTGCTATTGCGGCTGCTGTTATTGCGTTCTTGGCTGTCCAAGTTTCCAGGAAGCAATGGCAAAAAGATGAAGATCCGAACGCGGCGGGCAAGGCGTTGCCTGTCACAATCGCATCTGTTGTCCCGCACGAATTCGCTGATGAAATCAGCGCCGTCGGCACCTTGAAAGCCCGAGACACGAGTCCGCTAAGCCCCAAGGTGGCAGGAACGGTGAGCCGGGTTCTGGTTGATATCGGTGAGCGCGTCAATGCCGGTGAGGTCGTTATAAAACTGGACAGAACAAACTATGATCTCGGCGTCAAGCAGGCCCGGGCGGCGCTAGCAGCTGCGGAAGCAGCAGTTCCGCAGGCTGAAGCCCATTTTGAACAGGCCGAGAAAGAATACCGACGCGCAATCGAACTGCTGAAGGAAAAAGTGATTCCGCAAAGTCGCTTTGATGCATCAGAAGCGGCCTTTAAAAGCGCCAAGGAAGCGGTGTTCTACGCCCGAGCACAGAGGGACCAGGCAAAGGCCGCCTTGGAGACAGCGCTGGAACATCTCAAGGATGCAGATATCCGATCGCCTATCGGCGGCGCTGTCGTGGAGAGAAATGTGGAAATCGGTCAGGCGGTCGCTCCCGGCGGCCGACTTCTGCTAATCGTGGACCAAACATCTCTGAACCTGGATGTCGATTTGCCGGAAGCAGACATTGGCCGGATTGTCGTTGGAACTGTTGCGCTGATCACGACAGACGCCTTCCCGGGACATGAGTATTCAGGGAAAGTAACCGTTATCAATCCATTGGTGGACCGAAAGACGCGTACTTTCCGCATGAGAATCGAGGTGCCGAATCCGTCCGGGAAGTTGGTGGACGGAATGTATGCCAGGGTGAAGCTTTCGGCAGAGAAAAGAAGGTCCCTTGCCGTTCCCCGTGAAACCTTGCAACGCCTCCCCGGCAGCGGCACCTATTACGTTTTTGTGGTGGAAGGAAATAAGGCCCATAAGCGAACGGTCGAAATTAGGGCCATGGATGACCAATTTGCCGAAGTGATGGGCGGCTTGGTTGAGAATGACAAAGTGGTCACCAGCGGAGCGGGACGTTTACAGTCAGGCATGGAGGTAAGCGTGCAAGATATTTTGAACAAGAATGGGACGGATAACTCTGGGGGACAACTTTTCAAGAAGAACGGCGGTGAACATGTCGGACGATAG
- a CDS encoding TolC family protein, which translates to MKKALRITARTMVMLLVGGGLLLTAGCISISAAAEPLHGHSDAIAEKSPEIEGNRPSAPVEELRKLEKDGNIHLSLSDCLKIALQQNYDIRLTREALTQANTKITQARSAMLPFLGAEASYTRLDEELSFAMGPQSLTFMDRDQYKAGLVIRQPIFTGGRLNAARKASQYSRDAQAQENRAVEEEVVFQVTRAYRTAQLAEAFQGVAVEAVDLLNVHEHDVAILVEKGANPEIDLLRTRTELANARKDLNGADNAVDLAYSALKNLLSMPLEESVRLTEALVRSPGPGADLSSLTELALSQRPELSAMDSKMAAAEQALKAARGEYLPTIALEGRYEYMEGDFRDLEGGEHWTVGIGAQFPLWNWGKTAAKVREAGSQRAQVKIQRDKTTDRIRLEVRQAFLDLGKAEKNIDAAESALKTAREAYRLARASYRAGEGTNTDVLDVRTALSRAEANHTQALFDYNVALAALHRAVGVMVIEPPDIKEKESAE; encoded by the coding sequence ATGAAAAAAGCCTTAAGGATAACAGCTCGCACCATGGTTATGCTTCTGGTGGGAGGTGGATTGCTGCTGACAGCGGGTTGTATTTCTATTAGCGCTGCCGCCGAGCCGTTGCACGGCCATTCCGATGCAATCGCCGAAAAATCGCCGGAAATAGAAGGCAATCGTCCCTCTGCTCCCGTTGAGGAGCTTCGCAAGCTCGAAAAGGATGGCAATATACACCTTTCGTTAAGCGATTGCCTGAAAATAGCGTTGCAACAGAATTACGATATCCGCCTTACACGGGAAGCCCTGACTCAAGCCAATACAAAGATAACTCAGGCCAGATCGGCTATGCTCCCATTTTTGGGGGCGGAGGCTTCCTATACACGACTGGACGAGGAGTTGAGTTTTGCAATGGGACCGCAATCATTGACCTTCATGGATCGTGATCAATACAAGGCGGGGCTCGTCATCCGGCAGCCCATTTTCACGGGAGGGCGATTGAATGCGGCGCGCAAGGCATCCCAGTATTCACGAGACGCTCAAGCTCAAGAGAACAGGGCCGTTGAAGAGGAAGTCGTTTTCCAGGTTACACGCGCTTATCGGACCGCACAGTTGGCCGAAGCGTTTCAAGGTGTTGCCGTGGAGGCCGTCGATCTTCTCAATGTGCATGAACATGACGTGGCGATTCTGGTGGAGAAAGGGGCGAATCCGGAAATTGACCTGCTTCGCACCCGAACGGAACTTGCCAATGCCCGCAAAGATCTGAATGGCGCTGACAACGCCGTCGACCTGGCATATTCTGCACTTAAGAACTTGCTGAGCATGCCCCTTGAAGAATCAGTCCGTTTGACGGAAGCCTTGGTGCGGTCGCCCGGGCCGGGGGCGGATCTTTCGTCTCTCACCGAGTTGGCCCTTTCGCAACGTCCCGAACTGTCTGCAATGGATTCCAAAATGGCAGCTGCGGAGCAGGCGCTTAAAGCGGCCAGGGGAGAATACCTGCCTACCATTGCCCTGGAAGGGCGTTACGAATATATGGAAGGCGATTTTCGGGATCTGGAAGGCGGAGAGCATTGGACGGTTGGAATAGGGGCGCAGTTTCCCCTCTGGAATTGGGGGAAAACCGCTGCCAAGGTCAGAGAGGCGGGATCGCAACGGGCTCAGGTAAAAATCCAGCGAGATAAAACGACAGATCGCATTCGTCTTGAAGTGCGCCAAGCCTTCCTGGACCTCGGAAAAGCAGAAAAGAATATCGATGCGGCTGAGAGTGCACTGAAGACAGCCAGGGAGGCTTACCGCCTGGCAAGAGCCAGCTACCGGGCAGGAGAAGGCACAAATACCGACGTGCTGGACGTTCGTACGGCCTTAAGTCGAGCTGAAGCGAATCACACACAGGCTCTTTTTGATTACAACGTTGCCCTTGCCGCCCTTCATCGAGCGGTGGGCGTAATGGTGATAGAGCCGCCTGATATCAAGGAAAAGGAGTCTGCCGAATGA
- a CDS encoding TetR/AcrR family transcriptional regulator — protein MQDEKLPRREREKRRHRRQMLAAALELFSKKGYHNVSMHEIAERAEFAIGTLYKFFKNKEHLYKALMMEKAAEYHHTLSGVLSREGDVLTILKDYISAKAGIFADDVATLRLYFAETRGASFNIKAGLDQDIRKLYDELVEQLASTLEKGIRKNVLRDLNPYYMAVALEGITNAFLFCWLEDPERHSYKANAPVISDMFLKGVMAE, from the coding sequence GGAAAGAGAAAAACGCAGACATCGTCGGCAGATGCTTGCCGCTGCACTCGAGCTTTTCTCGAAGAAAGGATACCACAACGTATCCATGCACGAGATTGCAGAAAGAGCAGAGTTTGCCATCGGAACGCTTTACAAATTCTTCAAGAACAAGGAGCACCTCTACAAGGCCCTCATGATGGAAAAGGCAGCGGAATATCATCATACCCTGAGCGGAGTCCTTTCGAGGGAAGGTGACGTCCTGACTATTCTCAAAGACTACATTTCCGCTAAAGCGGGGATCTTTGCCGATGACGTTGCCACGTTGCGGCTCTATTTTGCTGAAACGCGGGGTGCGAGTTTCAACATCAAGGCCGGTCTCGATCAGGACATTCGCAAGCTTTATGACGAACTGGTAGAGCAACTGGCTTCGACACTGGAAAAAGGTATTCGCAAAAACGTGCTTCGCGATCTGAACCCCTACTATATGGCCGTGGCCCTGGAGGGAATCACCAACGCTTTTCTCTTCTGTTGGCTGGAAGATCCGGAACGGCATTCATACAAGGCGAATGCCCCGGTGATCAGTGACATGTTTCTCAAAGGGGTGATGGCCGAATGA